The Xenopus laevis strain J_2021 chromosome 5L, Xenopus_laevis_v10.1, whole genome shotgun sequence genome has a segment encoding these proteins:
- the sox7.L gene encoding transcription factor Sox-7 — protein sequence MTTLMGSYSWTESLDCSPMDGDLSDGLSPHRSPREKGSETRIRRPMNAFMVWAKDERKRLAVQNPDLHNAELSKMLGKSWKALSPAQKRPYVEEAERLRVQHMQDYPNYKYRPRRKKQIKRICKRVDTGFLLGSLSKDQNSVPDTRGCRTAMEKEENGGYPGAALSDIRHYRETPSNGNKYDQTYPYGLPTPPEMSPLEAIDQDQSFYSTSCSEDCHSHINGAVYPPEYSRSPILCSHLSQVPIPQPGSSMIPPVPTCPPAYYSSSYHSIHNYHAHLGQLSPPPEHPHYDTIDQISQAELLGEMDRNEFDQYLNTSLQDPTEMTIHGHVQVSQASDIQPSETSLISVLADATATYYNSYSVS from the exons ATGACTACCCTGATGGGATCCTACAGCTGGACAGAGAGCCTGGACTGTTCCCCCATGGATGGAGACCTCTCAGATGGGCTGTCCCCGCACAGGTCTCCCCGAGAGAAGGGGTCTGAGACCCGTATCCGAAGACCCATGAACGCCTTTATGGTGTGGGCTAAGGACGAGCGGAAAAGACTAGCCGTGCAGAATCCAGACCTGCACAATGCGGAGCTCAGCAAGATGCTCG GGAAATCCTGGAAAGCCCTCTCTCCAGCCCAAAAGAGGCCCTATGTAGAAGAGGCAGAGAGACTGAGGGTCCAGCATATGCAAGATTATCCCAACTACAAGTACAGGCCAAGGAGAAAGAAGCAAATAAAGAGGATCTGTAAACGGGTAGACACTGGTTTTCTGCTCGGCAGCTTATCGAAGGATCAGAATTCGGTGCCAGACACAAGGGGGTGCAGGACGGCCATGGAGAAAGAGGAGAATGGTGGGTACCCTGGAGCTGCCCTGTCAGACATAAGACATTACAGAGAGACTCCGAGCAATGGAAACAAATATGACCAAACTTACCCCTATGGGCTGCCAACCCCACCAGAGATGTCCCCGCTGGAAGCAATTGACCAAGATCAGAGTTTTTATTCGACCTCATGCTCTGAAGATTGCCACTCCCATATCAATGGAGCCGTCTACCCACCTGAATACAGCCGAAGCCCCATCCTCTGCAGTCACCTTAGCCAGGTGCCCATTCCCCAACCTGGGTCATCAATGATTCCACCAGTACCCACCTGCCCCCCAGCCTACTACAGCTCGAGTTATCATTCTATACATAACTATCATGCCCACCTTGGCCAGCTCTCCCCTCCTCCTGAGCACCCCCATTATGACACCATTGACCAGATTAGTCAAGCAGAACTTCTTGGTGAGATGGACAGAAATGAATTTGACCAATATTTAAATACCTCACTACAAGATCCCACTGAAATGACAATCCATGGACATGTCCAGGTGTCACAAGCTTCAGATATACAGCCCTCAGAAACCAGTCTCATCTCTGTCCTAGCAGATGCAACAGCCACGTACTACAACAGTTATAGTGTTTCTTAG